The Calderihabitans maritimus genome segment CGGTCTTTCCATTCTGACCGGTTTCTGGGGTCTTATGTTATTAGCGGCAAGCGTTAGTTTGGATGCCTTGAGCGTTGGGTTCAGCCTGGGGACCTTTCAAGCCAACCTTCCTCTTACCGTTATAGTGATGGGACTGGTAGCCGGGCTGATGACGGCCAGCGGCTTTATTTTCGGAAAATACCTGGGACGCTGGTTGGGAAACAAGGCCCAGGTCGCGGGAGGCTTAATTCTGATAGGTATTGGAATAAAGTTGTTCTTCGGTTAAAATAAAGGCTTAGATAATTATTGTTAATGCAGGAAGGGTATGATTATGCGAAAGCTGCTATTTATTTGTACCGGAAATACCTGCCGCAGTTCTCTGGCAGAGGTTATAGCCAGACGGATATTGGAGGAAAGAGGTAAAGAAAAGGAAGTATTGGTGAGTTCGGCGGGACTCGCGGCCATTCCGGGAATGCCTGCTTCACCTCAGGCGATTGAAGTGGCGGAGCAAGAGGGACTGGACCTTAAAGGCCACCAGGCCCGCAACGCAACACCGGAAGGGCTGAAGGAAGCCGACCTGATCCTAACCATGACTGAGCAACATAAACAAATGATTTGTGAGCTGGTACCCAGGATCGACGATAAAGTCTACACGCTTAAAGAATATGCTGCCGACACGCGGGAAGAAATAGAGAATAATCCCGATATAGCGGATCCTTTTGGGGAGTCAGTTGAGGTATACCAAGAGTGTTATGAAGAATTGAAGCGTTACGTAACCCGTGCTATGGACAAATTTCTTGAAAAGGAGCCCGGTGCCGATTCCGCATAGTTTCTCTCCGAACGCCAACAATAAATTTGACGCGGGCGTTTTCT includes the following:
- a CDS encoding low molecular weight protein arginine phosphatase; the protein is MRKLLFICTGNTCRSSLAEVIARRILEERGKEKEVLVSSAGLAAIPGMPASPQAIEVAEQEGLDLKGHQARNATPEGLKEADLILTMTEQHKQMICELVPRIDDKVYTLKEYAADTREEIENNPDIADPFGESVEVYQECYEELKRYVTRAMDKFLEKEPGADSA